A region from the Sulfuricella sp. genome encodes:
- a CDS encoding nitrite/sulfite reductase yields the protein MIQAAQSLANEDEITRYEQALKDFQAGAMDADRFQGVRLQLGLYGQRQAGVHMVRVKLPGGRVPPRQLRAIADVVEQHSEHGFAHITTRQDIQVHFVPLADTPQALRRLSRDGLTTREACNNTVRNVTSCPLAGVCWREHADIKPFVQGVARHFLRHPATQSMPRKFKISFSGCEADCAQGLIHDIGVIAVRSDDGRFGFKVLAAGGLGHKPREALVIEPFIAEKDLLPVLEAAIALHNRYSDGSKRARSRSKFLVDRFGPEGFIAKYREELDRTRVALAGQIHPQGRWSGGKSGDAAGAGAPRRLYKQKQPGLYVYPVTVPQGELSVAALRGIADLAEKLGLDDIRTTQDQNLMLLNVPEAALSAVNAGLAKIRLAAPRRGDNIVACPGASTCRLGITASMKLAPKLSGGNDNLRLRISGCHNGCAQPETGDIGIYGEGRRLFGKLIPHYQLYLGGEGSDGTGLALKGPSVPSARIEAAIERVQETYATGRDERESFYHWTRRQEPDYFKHLLADLAHVSEHEAESLRRDHGDSADFRVLSLGGGECGAPAKASVAPLYYEAANERRYRNAYYMQREFGEALACAEAIARLVGKALLFPADCDEGNLAAQVQGMALEQPGLAGKYAELAAGFARLRNHPDDKALPGLFADLDAWTAEAGQYNLAQDRQLDLTGMLPQVAAAQVAALQPRSRPHPEDEPRQAAASR from the coding sequence ATGATTCAAGCAGCACAAAGTTTGGCGAACGAAGACGAAATTACCCGCTACGAGCAGGCGCTGAAGGATTTTCAGGCAGGCGCAATGGATGCCGACCGCTTCCAGGGCGTGCGCCTGCAGTTGGGGCTCTATGGCCAGCGTCAGGCGGGGGTGCACATGGTGCGCGTCAAGCTGCCAGGCGGGCGGGTTCCGCCGCGTCAACTGAGGGCGATTGCCGATGTGGTCGAGCAGCATTCCGAACACGGCTTCGCCCATATCACCACCCGCCAGGACATCCAGGTTCATTTCGTGCCACTGGCGGACACGCCGCAAGCGCTGCGCCGCCTGTCCCGGGACGGCCTGACCACGCGGGAGGCGTGCAACAACACGGTGCGCAACGTCACCTCCTGCCCTCTGGCGGGCGTCTGCTGGCGCGAGCACGCGGACATCAAGCCGTTCGTGCAGGGCGTGGCGCGCCATTTTTTGCGCCACCCCGCCACCCAGAGCATGCCGCGCAAATTCAAGATCAGCTTTTCGGGTTGCGAGGCGGATTGCGCCCAGGGCTTGATCCACGACATCGGGGTGATCGCCGTGCGCAGCGATGACGGCCGCTTCGGCTTCAAGGTGCTGGCGGCTGGCGGGCTGGGCCACAAGCCGCGCGAAGCGCTCGTTATCGAGCCGTTCATAGCCGAAAAGGATTTGCTGCCGGTGCTGGAAGCCGCGATTGCCTTGCACAACCGCTATTCCGACGGCAGCAAGCGCGCCCGTTCGCGCAGCAAGTTCCTGGTGGATCGCTTCGGGCCGGAAGGTTTTATCGCGAAATACCGCGAGGAACTGGATCGCACCCGGGTAGCGCTGGCCGGCCAAATCCACCCGCAGGGGCGCTGGAGCGGCGGCAAGAGCGGCGACGCGGCGGGAGCAGGCGCCCCGCGGCGCTTGTACAAGCAGAAACAGCCGGGTTTGTACGTCTACCCGGTAACGGTTCCGCAGGGTGAGTTGAGCGTGGCCGCATTGCGCGGCATTGCCGATTTGGCGGAAAAGCTGGGGCTGGACGACATCCGCACCACCCAGGACCAGAACCTGATGCTGCTCAATGTGCCGGAAGCCGCCTTGTCGGCGGTCAACGCGGGGCTGGCAAAAATCAGGCTTGCCGCACCCAGGCGCGGCGACAACATCGTCGCCTGCCCCGGCGCCTCCACCTGCCGCCTGGGGATTACCGCCTCGATGAAGCTCGCGCCCAAGCTGAGCGGCGGGAACGACAACCTGCGCCTGCGCATTTCAGGCTGCCACAATGGTTGCGCCCAACCGGAAACGGGCGACATCGGCATCTACGGCGAAGGGCGGCGCCTGTTCGGCAAGCTGATTCCCCATTACCAGCTGTATCTCGGCGGGGAGGGCAGCGATGGTACCGGTCTTGCCCTGAAAGGGCCCTCGGTTCCGTCCGCGCGCATCGAGGCCGCGATCGAACGGGTTCAGGAAACCTACGCCACGGGCCGCGATGAGCGGGAAAGCTTCTATCACTGGACGCGGAGGCAGGAGCCGGACTATTTCAAGCACCTGCTGGCGGATCTGGCCCATGTTTCCGAACACGAGGCGGAGTCTCTCCGGCGCGACCATGGCGACAGTGCGGATTTCCGCGTGCTTTCCCTGGGCGGCGGCGAGTGCGGCGCCCCCGCCAAGGCTTCGGTCGCCCCGCTCTATTACGAAGCCGCCAACGAACGCCGCTACCGCAACGCCTATTACATGCAGCGCGAATTTGGCGAAGCGCTGGCTTGCGCCGAGGCGATCGCCAGGCTGGTCGGCAAGGCTTTGCTGTTCCCGGCGGATTGCGACGAGGGAAACCTGGCCGCCCAGGTGCAGGGCATGGCTCTTGAGCAACCCGGCCTGGCCGGAAAATATGCGGAGTTGGCGGCCGGGTTTGCGCGCCTCAGGAACCATCCTGACGACAAGGCACTACCGGGGCTGTTTGCCGATCTCGACGCCTGGACAGCCGAGGCGGGCCAATACAACCTCGCACAGGACCGGCAACTGGATCTGACCGGCATGTTGCCGCAAGTAGCGGCCGCGCAGGTGGCGGCTCTGCAGCCGCGTTCCAGGCCGCATCCGGAAGACGAACCCAGACAAGCGGCGGCCAGCCGTTAA
- the apbC gene encoding iron-sulfur cluster carrier protein ApbC translates to MAVSEQQVQDALKELIDPHTHKDYMSSKSARNIKVDGNNVAVDVVLGYPAKGVMDDIRKLVTDKLKSISGMGDVSVNMSQKIVSHAVQKGVKLIPGVKNVIAVASGKGGVGKSTTAVNLALALAAEGATVGIMDADIYGPSQPTMLGITGRPDSSDGQSMEPMVGHGIQAMSIGFLVDVEQPMVWRGPMVTQALEQLLNDTKWKDLDYLVVDLPPGTGDIQLTLAQRVPVTGAVIVTTPQDIALIDARKGLKMFEKVGIPILGIVENMSLHICSNCGHEERIFGTGGGEKMCQDYEVEFLGSLPLDIRIREETDSGNPTVAAEPDSRISMIYRDIARRVAIRVAEQAQDFSARFPSIVIQNT, encoded by the coding sequence ATGGCCGTTTCGGAACAGCAGGTGCAGGATGCACTGAAGGAATTGATCGATCCCCATACCCATAAGGATTACATGTCCAGCAAATCCGCCAGGAACATCAAGGTGGACGGCAATAACGTGGCCGTGGATGTGGTGCTGGGCTATCCCGCCAAGGGCGTGATGGATGACATCAGAAAACTGGTGACGGACAAGCTGAAATCCATTTCCGGCATGGGTGACGTGAGCGTCAACATGAGCCAGAAAATTGTTTCCCACGCCGTGCAGAAGGGTGTGAAGCTGATTCCCGGCGTGAAGAACGTGATCGCCGTGGCCTCCGGCAAGGGCGGCGTGGGCAAATCCACCACCGCGGTCAACCTGGCCCTGGCCCTGGCGGCTGAAGGTGCTACCGTGGGCATCATGGATGCCGACATCTATGGTCCTTCCCAGCCAACCATGCTGGGCATTACCGGCCGCCCCGATTCTTCCGACGGGCAGAGCATGGAACCCATGGTGGGGCACGGCATTCAGGCCATGTCCATCGGCTTCCTGGTCGACGTGGAGCAGCCCATGGTATGGCGCGGCCCGATGGTCACCCAGGCGCTGGAACAACTGCTCAACGACACCAAGTGGAAAGATCTCGACTACCTGGTGGTCGACCTGCCGCCGGGCACCGGCGACATCCAGCTGACCCTGGCGCAGCGCGTGCCGGTAACCGGCGCCGTGATCGTCACCACGCCGCAGGACATCGCCCTGATCGACGCGCGCAAGGGGCTGAAAATGTTCGAGAAGGTGGGCATTCCCATCCTCGGCATCGTGGAAAACATGAGCCTGCACATCTGTTCCAACTGCGGCCACGAAGAACGCATCTTCGGCACCGGCGGCGGCGAGAAAATGTGCCAGGATTACGAAGTGGAATTCCTTGGCTCCCTGCCGCTGGATATCCGCATCCGCGAGGAAACCGACTCCGGCAATCCCACCGTGGCAGCCGAGCCGGATTCGCGGATTTCCATGATCTACCGCGACATCGCCCGCCGCGTGGCGATCCGGGTGGCGGAGCAGGCGCAGGACTTCAGCGCGCGCTTCCCGTCAATCGTGATTCAAAATACCTGA
- the cysN gene encoding sulfate adenylyltransferase subunit CysN: MNMIENIFKRETELLRFSTAGSVDDGKSTLIGRLLVDSKGIFEDQLEAAKHFNERKGGKGLDLALLTDGLAAEREQGITIDVAYRYFATPKRHFIIADTPGHEQYTRNMVTGASTTHLAIVLVDARKGLLPQSRRHAYIAALLGTPHIVVAVNKMDLVGYSEQVFEKIKREFAAFFEKLEIAHSEARFIPISALAGDMVVERGANMPWYQGKTLLETLEQVEVKCRREHNAFRFPVQWVSRPQTPELHDFRGYMGRIESGSVKAGDKIVVLPSGQTSTIREIVTYDGGLAEAVAPSSVTLTIEDDIDIARGDTIAHRDAAPRVVRAFDAMLCWMGEKPLAPGRKYYIKHATRTVKAEIQKIDYKVDIHTLEKAGATAGLAMNEIGRASFRLFNPLACDAYEDNRAGGGFIVIDEFSNETVAAGMICRTSV; the protein is encoded by the coding sequence ATGAACATGATCGAAAACATTTTCAAGCGCGAGACCGAGTTGCTGCGCTTTTCCACCGCGGGCAGCGTGGACGATGGCAAATCCACGCTGATCGGCCGCCTGCTGGTGGACAGCAAGGGCATTTTCGAGGATCAGCTCGAAGCGGCGAAGCACTTCAATGAACGCAAGGGCGGCAAGGGGCTTGACCTGGCGCTGCTCACGGACGGCCTGGCGGCGGAACGCGAGCAGGGCATCACCATCGACGTCGCCTACCGCTACTTCGCCACGCCCAAACGCCATTTCATCATTGCCGACACGCCGGGCCACGAACAGTACACCCGCAACATGGTGACGGGGGCAAGCACCACGCACCTCGCCATCGTGCTGGTGGACGCGCGCAAGGGCCTTCTGCCCCAGTCACGGCGCCACGCCTACATCGCGGCCTTGCTGGGCACTCCCCATATCGTGGTCGCGGTCAACAAGATGGACCTGGTGGGCTATTCGGAACAGGTCTTTGAAAAAATCAAGCGCGAATTTGCCGCGTTCTTCGAGAAGCTGGAAATCGCCCATAGCGAAGCCCGCTTCATCCCGATCTCGGCACTGGCCGGGGACATGGTAGTCGAGCGCGGCGCCAATATGCCGTGGTATCAGGGCAAAACCCTGCTTGAAACGCTGGAACAGGTAGAAGTGAAATGCCGCCGCGAACATAACGCGTTCCGCTTCCCGGTGCAGTGGGTGAGCAGGCCGCAAACCCCGGAATTGCACGATTTCCGCGGCTACATGGGGCGCATCGAGTCGGGCAGTGTAAAAGCCGGTGACAAGATCGTGGTTCTGCCTTCCGGGCAGACTTCCACAATCAGGGAAATCGTCACCTACGACGGCGGCCTCGCGGAAGCCGTGGCGCCTTCGTCAGTCACCCTGACCATCGAGGACGATATCGACATTGCCCGCGGCGACACGATCGCGCACCGGGATGCCGCGCCACGCGTGGTCAGGGCGTTCGACGCCATGCTGTGCTGGATGGGCGAAAAGCCGTTAGCGCCGGGCCGCAAATATTACATCAAGCATGCCACCCGCACCGTCAAGGCGGAGATCCAGAAGATTGATTACAAGGTGGATATCCACACCCTGGAGAAGGCCGGCGCAACAGCCGGATTGGCCATGAACGAGATCGGCCGGGCCTCATTCAGGCTGTTCAATCCGCTGGCATGCGATGCCTACGAGGACAACCGCGCCGGTGGCGGGTTCATCGTGATCGACGAATTCAGCAACGAAACCGTCGCGGCGGGCATGATCTGCCGCACAAGCGTGTAG
- a CDS encoding sulfite exporter TauE/SafE family protein yields the protein MEWMHTAAGLGVGFIVGLTGVGGGALMTPLLVLFFGIAPSVAVGTDLLYASITKLGGVWVHGRRGSVDWKIAGLLALGSLPAALTTIALLKAFAVNTRHFEAVITGTLGVALILTALALLFKERLRNFARRNGPAIQSGGKGKWLDAATIATGAVLGVLVTISSIGAGALGAVALFFLYPRLSTVQIVGTDLFHAVPLTAVAGLGHFFLGTVDVALLLSLLLGSLPGIYLGSHLGTRIPEQVLRPVLAGMLLLIGGRLVW from the coding sequence ATGGAATGGATGCACACGGCAGCGGGGTTGGGCGTCGGCTTCATCGTCGGCCTTACCGGCGTGGGCGGCGGGGCGCTGATGACCCCCCTCCTGGTGCTGTTTTTCGGCATTGCGCCATCGGTCGCCGTCGGCACCGATTTGCTCTATGCCTCCATCACCAAACTGGGCGGGGTGTGGGTCCATGGGAGGCGCGGCAGCGTGGACTGGAAGATCGCGGGCCTGCTTGCGCTTGGCAGCTTGCCCGCAGCATTGACGACCATAGCCCTGCTCAAGGCTTTTGCCGTGAACACCCGCCATTTCGAAGCAGTGATTACCGGCACCCTGGGCGTGGCGCTGATTCTGACGGCGCTGGCCTTGCTGTTCAAGGAGCGGCTGAGAAATTTCGCGCGCCGGAATGGCCCAGCAATCCAATCCGGCGGCAAGGGAAAGTGGCTCGATGCCGCCACCATCGCGACCGGCGCGGTACTGGGCGTGCTGGTGACCATCTCTTCCATCGGCGCCGGGGCTCTGGGCGCGGTTGCCCTGTTTTTTCTCTACCCGAGACTGTCCACGGTACAGATCGTCGGCACCGATCTCTTCCACGCGGTGCCGCTTACCGCGGTTGCAGGGCTGGGGCATTTTTTTCTTGGCACGGTGGATGTGGCATTGCTGCTGAGCCTGTTGCTGGGCTCGCTACCGGGCATTTACCTCGGCAGCCACCTGGGAACACGCATCCCGGAGCAGGTGCTGCGGCCGGTGCTGGCCGGAATGCTGCTCCTGATCGGCGGCAGGCTGGTCTGGTAA
- the metG gene encoding methionine--tRNA ligase: MTRKILVTSALPYANGSIHLGHLVEYIQTDIWVRFHKMQADTQCFYVCADDTHGTPIMLRAEKEGITPEQLIDRVWNEHTRDFGGFHIEFDNYYSTNSEENRTLAQSIYRKLRDEAKLIDTKIIEQFYDPEKEMFLPDRFIKGECPKCHAMDQYGDSCEACGATYSPTDLINPVSAVSGARPVRKESEHYFFKLGDDKCRTFLAEWTQAAGHLQAEACNKMQEWLESGLNNWDISRDAPYFGFEIPDAPGKYFYVWLDAPIGYMASFMNLAKREGLDFDEFWKEGSNTELYHFIGKDILYFHALFWPATLKFSGHRTPTSVFAHGFLTVNGQKMSKSRGTFITAESYLQHLNPECLRYYYAAKLNGSMEDIDLSLEDFSARVNSDLVGKYVNIASRAAGFIHKRFEGRLIAPEERRQPEEEELEVILLGSEEMIARAYAERDFSRAIREIMRLTDAVNQFVDQNKPWELAKKPEQEKRLHQVCSESLNAFRILTIYLKPVLPQLAARVEQFLNLEGKMGWQDIATYPANAINAYEHLMTRIDPKQIEALLEANKGSLQAVPATDMHSQARHGEKQAHQPPLPNPLPQGGEGANELAIAPLVSIDDFSKIDLRIARIVNAEHVEGADKLLQLTLDIGEGKTRNVFAGIKSAYDPEKLIGRMTVMVANLAPRKMKFGLSEGMVLAASGDTPGLFILGPDEGAEPGMRVK; this comes from the coding sequence ATGACACGCAAAATCCTGGTCACGTCCGCCCTGCCCTATGCCAACGGCAGCATCCACCTGGGACACCTGGTCGAGTACATCCAGACCGATATCTGGGTGCGGTTTCATAAAATGCAAGCCGACACGCAATGTTTCTACGTCTGCGCGGACGACACCCACGGCACGCCCATCATGCTGCGCGCCGAGAAGGAAGGCATCACCCCGGAACAGCTGATCGATCGGGTATGGAATGAGCACACGCGCGACTTCGGCGGCTTTCACATCGAATTCGACAACTACTACTCGACCAACTCCGAAGAGAACCGGACGCTGGCACAGTCGATTTACCGCAAGCTGCGTGATGAGGCAAAACTGATCGACACCAAGATCATCGAGCAATTCTACGACCCGGAAAAGGAAATGTTCCTGCCGGACCGCTTCATCAAGGGCGAATGCCCCAAGTGCCATGCCATGGACCAGTATGGCGACTCCTGCGAGGCCTGCGGCGCCACCTACTCGCCCACCGACCTGATCAACCCGGTTTCCGCCGTTTCCGGCGCCCGCCCGGTGCGCAAGGAATCCGAGCACTATTTCTTCAAGCTCGGCGATGACAAGTGCAGGACGTTTCTGGCCGAATGGACACAAGCGGCCGGCCACCTGCAGGCCGAAGCCTGCAACAAGATGCAGGAATGGCTCGAATCCGGCCTCAACAACTGGGACATCTCGCGCGACGCCCCCTATTTCGGCTTCGAAATCCCGGATGCGCCGGGCAAATACTTCTATGTCTGGCTGGATGCGCCGATTGGCTACATGGCCAGCTTCATGAATCTGGCGAAGCGTGAGGGACTCGACTTTGACGAGTTCTGGAAAGAAGGCTCGAATACCGAGCTGTATCACTTCATCGGCAAGGACATTCTCTACTTCCACGCCCTGTTTTGGCCGGCCACGCTGAAGTTTTCCGGCCACCGCACGCCCACCAGCGTTTTCGCGCACGGCTTCCTCACCGTGAACGGCCAGAAAATGTCCAAATCGCGCGGCACCTTCATCACCGCCGAGAGCTACCTGCAACACCTCAACCCGGAATGCCTGCGCTATTACTACGCCGCCAAGCTCAACGGCAGCATGGAGGACATCGACCTCAGCCTGGAAGACTTCAGCGCACGCGTCAACAGCGACCTGGTAGGAAAATACGTCAATATTGCCAGCCGTGCTGCCGGTTTCATCCACAAGCGCTTTGAAGGCCGCCTGATCGCGCCTGAAGAACGCCGCCAGCCGGAGGAAGAGGAACTCGAAGTCATCCTGCTCGGCTCGGAAGAAATGATTGCGCGTGCCTATGCAGAGCGCGATTTCAGCCGGGCGATCCGCGAAATCATGCGCCTCACCGATGCGGTCAACCAGTTCGTCGACCAGAACAAACCCTGGGAACTGGCCAAGAAGCCGGAACAGGAAAAACGCCTGCACCAGGTATGCAGCGAAAGCCTGAATGCTTTCCGCATCCTGACCATCTACCTCAAGCCGGTGCTGCCGCAACTCGCCGCCAGGGTGGAACAGTTCCTGAATCTGGAAGGAAAAATGGGCTGGCAGGACATCGCCACCTACCCCGCCAATGCCATCAATGCCTACGAGCACCTCATGACCCGAATCGACCCGAAACAGATCGAAGCCTTGCTGGAGGCCAACAAGGGAAGCCTGCAAGCCGTACCCGCCACGGATATGCATTCCCAGGCACGCCATGGCGAAAAGCAGGCACACCAACCCCCTCTCCCCAACCCTCTCCCGCAGGGGGGAGAGGGAGCAAACGAACTCGCTATCGCTCCGCTTGTTTCTATCGACGACTTCAGCAAAATCGACCTGCGCATCGCCCGGATCGTCAATGCCGAACATGTCGAAGGCGCGGACAAGCTGCTGCAGCTCACCCTGGATATAGGCGAAGGCAAGACCCGCAACGTGTTTGCCGGCATAAAATCCGCCTACGATCCGGAGAAGCTGATCGGCCGCATGACCGTGATGGTCGCCAACCTCGCCCCGCGCAAGATGAAATTCGGCTTGTCCGAGGGCATGGTGCTGGCCGCTTCCGGCGACACGCCCGGCCTCTTCATCCTCGGCCCGGATGAAGGTGCGGAGCCCGGCATGCGCGTAAAATAA
- the dcd gene encoding dCTP deaminase codes for MSIKSDKWIRRMAEQTGMIEPFEPGQVREQDGRKIVSYGTSSYGYDIRCSNEFKLFTNINSTIVDPKNFDPNSFVEVNADYCIIPPNSFALARTVEYFRIPRNVLTICLGKSTYARCGIIVNVTPFEPEWEGYVTLEFSNTTPLPAKIYANEGVAQVLFFESDEVCETSYKDRGGKYQGQVGVTLPKI; via the coding sequence ATGAGCATCAAATCGGACAAATGGATCCGCAGGATGGCGGAACAGACTGGCATGATCGAGCCTTTCGAGCCAGGCCAGGTTCGCGAGCAGGACGGGCGCAAGATCGTTTCCTACGGCACTTCCAGCTACGGCTACGATATCCGCTGCTCCAACGAATTCAAGCTCTTCACCAACATCAACAGCACCATCGTCGATCCCAAGAATTTCGACCCCAATTCCTTTGTCGAGGTGAATGCGGATTACTGCATCATCCCGCCCAATTCCTTTGCCCTGGCGCGCACCGTGGAATATTTCCGCATCCCGCGCAACGTGCTGACCATTTGCCTGGGCAAATCCACTTACGCGCGTTGCGGCATCATCGTCAACGTCACGCCCTTCGAGCCGGAATGGGAGGGCTACGTGACGCTGGAGTTTTCCAACACCACGCCGCTGCCGGCCAAGATCTACGCCAACGAGGGCGTGGCGCAGGTGCTGTTCTTCGAGTCCGACGAGGTGTGCGAGACCTCCTACAAGGACCGTGGCGGCAAGTACCAGGGCCAGGTCGGCGTGACCTTGCCCAAGATTTAA
- the cysD gene encoding sulfate adenylyltransferase subunit CysD, translating into MKAAHEIAARAAPQNESALHAPAGKAHFQPKHLKVLESEAIHIMREVVAEFCNPVMLYSVGKDSSVMLHLARKAFYPGPLPFPLLHVDTGFKFREMIDFRDRATQEIGARLIVHRNEQAIADGTHPSKVGVARCCGQLKTAALLQALEQYGFNAALGGARRDEEKSRAKERIFSFRDEFGQWDPKNQRPELWDIYNCRIRDGQSIRVFPLSNWTELDIWQYIRTENIPIVPLYFARERMMVRRGPLLIPAGDADNLREGEIPEPVMSRFRTLGCSPCTGAIESGATTLEEIVAEAAACTRSERETRIIDHGANSMEDKKKEGYF; encoded by the coding sequence ATGAAGGCGGCGCATGAAATCGCGGCGAGGGCCGCGCCACAAAACGAATCGGCGCTCCATGCCCCGGCGGGCAAGGCACATTTCCAGCCAAAGCACCTCAAGGTGCTGGAATCCGAGGCGATCCACATCATGCGCGAGGTGGTGGCCGAATTCTGCAATCCGGTCATGCTCTACTCCGTCGGCAAGGATTCCAGCGTAATGCTGCACCTGGCGCGCAAGGCCTTTTACCCTGGACCGCTGCCCTTCCCCCTGCTGCACGTGGACACCGGCTTCAAGTTCCGCGAGATGATCGACTTCCGCGACCGCGCCACGCAGGAAATCGGCGCGCGGCTGATCGTCCACCGCAACGAGCAGGCCATCGCCGATGGCACCCACCCAAGCAAGGTTGGCGTGGCGCGCTGCTGCGGCCAGCTCAAGACGGCGGCACTGCTGCAGGCGCTTGAGCAATACGGCTTCAACGCCGCTCTGGGCGGGGCGCGCCGCGACGAGGAAAAGTCGCGCGCCAAGGAACGCATATTTTCCTTTCGCGACGAGTTCGGCCAGTGGGATCCCAAAAACCAGCGCCCCGAACTGTGGGATATCTATAACTGCCGCATCCGCGATGGCCAGTCGATCCGGGTGTTCCCCTTGTCCAACTGGACCGAACTGGACATCTGGCAATACATCAGGACGGAGAACATCCCCATCGTGCCGCTGTACTTCGCCAGGGAACGCATGATGGTGCGGCGCGGCCCCCTGCTGATCCCCGCCGGCGATGCGGACAACCTGCGAGAAGGCGAAATTCCCGAGCCGGTGATGAGCCGCTTCCGCACCCTGGGCTGCTCGCCCTGCACCGGGGCGATCGAATCCGGCGCCACCACGCTCGAAGAGATCGTGGCGGAAGCCGCGGCCTGCACCCGCAGCGAGCGCGAAACACGCATTATCGACCACGGCGCGAACTCCATGGAAGACAAGAAGAAAGAGGGTTATTTTTGA
- the cysB gene encoding HTH-type transcriptional regulator CysB — translation MKLQQLRYMLEVYRQGLNVSAAAETLFTSQPGVSKQIRLLEDELGVEVFVRSGKRVTGVTQPGRIILEIAERILRDAENLKQAGQEFSNEAVGKLSIATTHTQARYALPEVVRAFIRRYPLVRLSLHQGNPTQVAEMVISGEADIAIATESIDMYKELLTLPCRQWNRGVITPPGHPLLEQQPLSLNAIAKYPLITYDFAFAGRSKINKAFEARGLAPNIVLTALDSDVIKTYVELGLGVGIVARMAFDPMRDLNLREMDASHLFDFSTTKIGLRRGAYLRAYEYDFIELFAPHLPRKTVEAAINTRDQRPTEIPTEI, via the coding sequence ATGAAACTGCAACAACTGCGCTATATGCTGGAGGTCTATCGGCAAGGGCTGAATGTCTCGGCAGCGGCTGAAACGCTCTTCACATCTCAGCCAGGGGTCAGCAAACAGATCCGCCTGCTGGAAGATGAGCTCGGCGTCGAAGTATTCGTGCGCAGCGGCAAGCGGGTGACGGGCGTCACCCAGCCCGGACGCATCATTCTGGAAATAGCGGAACGCATCCTGCGCGATGCGGAAAATCTGAAACAGGCGGGTCAGGAATTCAGCAACGAAGCTGTTGGCAAGCTATCGATCGCCACGACCCATACCCAGGCGCGCTATGCGCTTCCGGAGGTGGTCAGGGCATTTATCCGGCGCTATCCCCTGGTCCGGCTCAGCCTGCATCAGGGCAATCCGACCCAGGTTGCGGAAATGGTCATCAGCGGCGAGGCCGACATCGCCATCGCCACGGAATCCATCGATATGTACAAGGAACTGCTTACCTTGCCCTGCCGCCAGTGGAACCGCGGCGTAATCACGCCGCCCGGCCATCCCCTGCTGGAGCAGCAGCCATTGAGCCTGAATGCCATTGCAAAGTACCCCTTGATCACCTACGACTTTGCGTTTGCCGGGCGCTCCAAGATCAACAAGGCGTTCGAGGCGCGCGGGCTTGCGCCCAATATCGTCCTGACGGCGCTGGATTCGGATGTGATCAAGACCTATGTGGAGCTGGGCCTGGGGGTGGGCATTGTTGCCAGGATGGCGTTTGATCCCATGCGCGACCTCAACTTGCGGGAAATGGATGCCAGCCACCTGTTCGACTTCAGCACCACCAAGATCGGTCTGCGCCGCGGTGCTTATTTACGCGCCTACGAATACGATTTCATCGAGCTTTTCGCCCCGCATCTTCCGCGCAAAACCGTGGAAGCTGCCATCAATACCAGGGACCAGCGGCCGACTGAGATACCCACGGAAATCTGA
- a CDS encoding phosphoadenylyl-sulfate reductase, with translation MSLELKIENAKSLLSHIASEYSPAVFANSLGAEDMVLTDLIAKHTPSIGVFSLDTGRLPQETYDLMKQMSSYYGIRMQVYFPERHALEAFASKHGVNAFYDSAELRKTCCQIRKVEPLRRALSGKQAWLTGLRREQAPTRQNLGAAEWDADNGLHKFNPLIDWTQIDVWSYIREFNVPYNMLHDRNYPSIGCAPCTRAVSAGQDIRAGRWWWEDPESKECGLHKRKEVA, from the coding sequence ATGAGCCTGGAACTAAAAATTGAAAACGCAAAATCGCTGCTGAGCCACATCGCGAGCGAGTACTCCCCGGCGGTCTTCGCCAACAGCCTGGGCGCGGAGGACATGGTGCTGACCGACCTGATCGCAAAGCACACCCCTTCCATCGGTGTTTTCAGCCTCGATACCGGGCGGCTGCCGCAGGAAACCTATGATCTGATGAAGCAGATGTCCAGTTATTACGGCATCAGGATGCAGGTCTATTTCCCGGAACGGCATGCCCTGGAAGCGTTTGCCAGCAAACACGGCGTCAACGCCTTTTACGACAGCGCTGAGCTACGCAAGACCTGCTGCCAGATCCGCAAGGTCGAACCGTTGCGCCGCGCGCTGTCGGGCAAGCAGGCCTGGCTGACCGGGCTGCGGCGCGAGCAGGCACCGACGCGCCAGAATCTGGGCGCTGCGGAATGGGACGCCGACAACGGCTTGCATAAATTCAACCCGCTGATCGATTGGACGCAGATCGACGTCTGGTCTTACATCCGGGAATTCAACGTGCCCTACAACATGCTGCACGACCGGAACTATCCCAGCATCGGCTGCGCCCCCTGCACCCGCGCCGTCTCGGCAGGCCAGGACATCCGCGCCGGACGCTGGTGGTGGGAGGATCCGGAGAGCAAGGAATGCGGCTTGCACAAACGCAAGGAGGTCGCATGA